The Lycium barbarum isolate Lr01 chromosome 9, ASM1917538v2, whole genome shotgun sequence genome has a segment encoding these proteins:
- the LOC132612084 gene encoding uncharacterized protein LOC132612084: MKKYFTKVPKSALLSHSQPNQDADANHSKVPLHPSQEFELSSLKYDPGERTLILDYHPNHRDVIRRAYLQNGSCQPRFLQHEYPQMNISGLMRRFNSEWFDDVYHDWLEYSVSKDAVYCLYCYLFKDHNTNQARGEVFSTIGLKSW; encoded by the coding sequence ATGAAGAAGTATTTTACCAAAGTACCAAAATCAGCTTTGCTGTCACATAGTCAACCTAACCAGGATGCAGATGCCAACCATTCAAAAGTACCTCTACATCCTTCTCAAGAATTCGAATTGAGTTCTTTAAAGTATGATCCGGGTGAAAGAACTCTAATCTTGGACTATCATCCAAATCATCGTGATGTTATTAGAAGAGCATACCTTCAGAATGGTTCTTGTCAACCTCGGTTTCTACAACATGAGTATCCTCAAATGAATATTTCTGGATTAATGCGTCGTTTTAATTCTGAATGGTTTGATGATGTATATCATGATTGGTTGGAGTATAGTGTTAGTAAAGATGCAGTCTATTGTTTGTATTGTTATCTATTTAAAGACCATAACACTAATCAAGCTCGAGGTGAAGTATTTTCAACTATTGGGCTTAAGAGTTGGTAG
- the LOC132612085 gene encoding uncharacterized protein LOC132612085: protein MTSPMIQKDIVSACKIETIKAIPEEFNGDYFALLVHESFDVLHKEQMAIVLRYISRNGFPLKPLLDIVHVQDTSVLSLKRVLKSLVLDARLLDERAKALGYLEVCRTYEVAFMLHLMSDILGISNELNNCLKKKQYLANTMLLVEHDILVSKDCFGEATTDLLHEIACLNPIDSFSSFGIRKIMKMAKFYPDDFDEFNMDTLEIQLASYIIDVRDVDERFSNLKGLCDLSKRLVQKKKHSNYPFVFRLVKRALLLLVATASVERVFSAMKFIKNDL, encoded by the exons ATGACTTCTCCAATGATTCAAAAAGATATTGTGAGTGCTTGTAAGATAGAAACAATTAAAGCTATTCCTGAGGAATTTAATGGTGACTACTTTGCCTTACTTGTTCATGAGTCTTTTGATGTGTTACACAAGGAGCAAATGGCTATTGTCTTACGATATATTAGTAGAAATGGATTTCCGTTGAAGCCACTTCTTGACATTGTTCATGTTCAAGATACTAGTGTTTTATCTCTAAAGAGG GTTCTTAAATCACTTGTTCTTGATGCAAGACTATTAGATGAAAGAGCCAAGGCATTGGGATATCTCGAAGTTTGTCGAACATATGAGGTTGCATTCATGTTGCATTTGATGAGTGATATTTTAGGAATCTCAAATGAGCTTAATAATTGCTTAAAAAAGAAGCAATATTTGGCAAATACCATGCTACTTGTTGAA CATGACATTTTGGTATCTAAAGATTGTTTTGGCGAAGCGACGACTGATTTGCTTCATGAAATTGCTTGTTTGAATCCAATTGACTCATTTTCAAGTTTTGGCATCAGAAAGATAATGAAAATGGCTAAATTTTATCCTGATGACTTTGATGAATTCAATATGGATACTCTTGAGATTCAACTTGCAAGTTACATTATTGATGTTCGTGATGTTGATGAAAGGTTCTCTAATCTAAAAGGGCTTTGTGATCTTTCAAAAAGATTAGTTCAGAAAAAGAAGCATTCAAATTATCCTTTTGTATTTCGCTTAGTGAAACGTGCTTTGCTTCTGCTAGTTGCCACTGCATCCGTTGAAAGAGTTTTTTCAGCAATGAAGTTTATCAAAAATGACCTGTAG